A genome region from Bacillaceae bacterium IKA-2 includes the following:
- a CDS encoding HAD family hydrolase — protein sequence MIRVAGKLLPIDTVLFDKDGTLVDFKSLWFTWINDIHSFLNSSLSINDPNFKQDIWQSLGVTENNVDPKSPIAIGSLNDSKIIIAYRLYQLGIPWDQAIELVTQSILYANKRQSESETIIPIEGVNNLLSKMKESGMTLGVLTADETDQAVQHLETLNLAHYFDFIIGNDQVEKGKPYPDMAYLAAKRHGFSLKRAAMIGDTNGDMKLGKNAGTLASIGLTTYAKDDSHLEDADYKIDCYSKIEVIK from the coding sequence ATGATCCGTGTAGCAGGTAAATTGTTACCCATTGATACTGTTTTATTTGATAAAGATGGTACTCTAGTAGATTTTAAATCCCTTTGGTTCACCTGGATTAATGATATTCACTCATTTTTAAATTCTTCACTATCCATAAATGACCCAAACTTTAAACAAGATATTTGGCAGTCTCTTGGTGTCACAGAAAATAACGTAGATCCAAAGAGCCCCATAGCGATAGGCAGTTTAAATGATAGCAAAATCATCATTGCTTATAGGCTGTATCAGCTAGGGATACCTTGGGACCAAGCAATAGAGCTTGTAACCCAGAGCATTCTGTATGCGAATAAACGCCAAAGTGAATCGGAGACGATTATACCTATTGAAGGGGTCAATAATTTATTAAGTAAAATGAAAGAAAGCGGAATGACTTTAGGTGTCCTTACTGCTGATGAAACCGATCAAGCTGTGCAACACTTGGAAACATTAAATCTTGCTCACTATTTTGATTTTATTATCGGTAATGACCAAGTAGAAAAAGGAAAGCCATACCCTGATATGGCCTATCTAGCAGCTAAGCGCCATGGATTTTCACTAAAGCGTGCCGCGATGATTGGCGATACAAATGGGGATATGAAACTAGGTAAAAATGCAGGAACACTTGCCTCTATTGGCCTTACCACGTATGCAAAAGACGACAGTCATCTAGAAGATGCTGACTACAAAATTGATTGTTACAGTAAAATCGAAGTAATTAAATAA
- a CDS encoding sigma factor, protein MNNQDQITSWFRQYGDDVLNFLIYYTGKMDLEALLQEVFIKAMRKETSFRYEYYPKIWMFSIARNVAIDASGKRTREKKKETKLFLELNQEHHPPPEKIYQQRNYKDVIILRVKKGDRHLFSPLS, encoded by the coding sequence TTGAATAATCAGGATCAAATTACATCATGGTTCAGACAATATGGGGATGACGTCCTTAACTTCTTAATCTATTACACTGGAAAAATGGATTTAGAAGCTCTTTTACAGGAAGTATTTATTAAAGCGATGAGGAAGGAAACTTCTTTTCGATATGAATATTATCCTAAAATATGGATGTTTAGTATCGCACGAAACGTTGCCATCGATGCCTCGGGAAAGAGAACGCGAGAAAAGAAAAAGGAAACAAAGCTGTTTTTAGAGCTGAACCAGGAGCATCACCCGCCTCCTGAAAAGATCTATCAACAAAGAAATTATAAGGACGTCATTATATTGCGGGTGAAAAAAGGGGACAGGCACCTTTTCTCACCCTTGTCCTAG